A genomic stretch from Sinorhizobium terangae includes:
- the omp10 gene encoding outer membrane lipoprotein Omp10, which produces MKPFAIPTLLAAAATLASCQSSPRELGGPPPRQAAGVEGAWVDPNGIVSTFAGGTFSTRTTDTNQLLASGNYVNVSPTLVEISMTSLVRNTQSKVNCALVTQTQLNCTTDSGAQFSLTRRG; this is translated from the coding sequence ATGAAGCCTTTCGCCATTCCGACCCTTCTGGCCGCCGCGGCAACGCTGGCATCATGCCAGTCGTCGCCACGGGAATTGGGCGGGCCACCGCCGCGCCAGGCGGCCGGCGTCGAGGGCGCCTGGGTCGATCCGAACGGCATCGTTTCCACTTTCGCCGGCGGGACGTTCTCGACACGCACCACCGACACCAACCAGCTGCTTGCTTCCGGCAACTACGTGAATGTCAGCCCGACGCTCGTCGAAATCAGCATGACGTCGCTGGTGCGCAACACCCAGTCGAAGGTCAACTGCGCGCTCGTTACGCAGACACAGCTGAACTGCACCACCGATTCCGGCGCCCAATTCTCTCTTACGCGCCGCGGCTGA
- a CDS encoding GFA family protein, producing MLKSYTGSCHCGAVRFEADLDISAGTGKCNCSICTKMRLWSVRVRPEAFRLIEGESELTDFQGKNKVAHHLFCKHCGMHPFERIGLPNMTGAPYLNINVACLDGVDVDELMAAPVTYYDGRNDNWGEARRSPASVDRGDRLHNPWIRSLGSRLNPSWNPAKEGRL from the coding sequence ATGCTGAAATCCTACACAGGAAGCTGCCATTGCGGTGCGGTTCGCTTCGAAGCCGATCTGGACATCAGTGCCGGCACCGGAAAGTGCAATTGCTCGATTTGCACCAAGATGCGCCTGTGGTCTGTTCGCGTGAGGCCGGAAGCCTTTCGTCTCATCGAAGGCGAGAGCGAACTGACGGATTTCCAGGGGAAGAACAAGGTCGCCCATCACCTCTTCTGCAAGCATTGCGGCATGCACCCTTTTGAGCGCATCGGTCTCCCGAACATGACGGGCGCTCCGTACCTCAACATCAATGTCGCATGTCTCGACGGCGTCGACGTCGACGAGCTGATGGCGGCACCGGTCACCTATTACGATGGCCGCAACGACAATTGGGGAGAGGCCCGCCGAAGTCCGGCATCTGTAGACCGGGGCGATCGGCTTCATAACCCCTGGATCCGCTCACTCGGCAGCCGGCTTAACCCTAGTTGGAATCCGGCGAAGGAAGGTCGGCTTTAG